Proteins encoded by one window of Streptococcus suis S735:
- the rplT gene encoding 50S ribosomal protein L20: MARVKGGVVSRKRRKRILKLAKGYYGAKHLLFRTAKEQVMNSYYYAYRDRRQKKRDFRKLWITRINAAARMNGLSYSQLMHGLKLAEIEVNRKMLADLAVNDAAAFTALADAAKAKLAK, encoded by the coding sequence ATGGCACGTGTTAAAGGTGGCGTTGTTTCTCGTAAACGCCGTAAACGTATTTTAAAATTAGCTAAAGGTTACTACGGAGCTAAACATCTCTTGTTCCGCACTGCGAAAGAACAAGTCATGAACTCTTACTACTATGCATACCGTGACCGCCGTCAGAAAAAACGTGATTTCCGTAAATTGTGGATCACTCGTATCAATGCGGCTGCTCGTATGAACGGTTTGTCATACTCACAATTGATGCACGGTTTGAAATTGGCCGAAATCGAAGTAAACCGCAAAATGCTTGCTGACTTGGCAGTGAACGATGCAGCAGCTTTCACAGCTCTTGCAGATGCTGCTAAAGCAAAACTTGCTAAATAA
- the rpmI gene encoding 50S ribosomal protein L35, with protein sequence MPKQKTHRASAKRFKRTGSGGLKRFRAYTSHRFHGKTKKQRRHLRKAGMVHAGDFKRIKSMLTGLK encoded by the coding sequence ATGCCAAAACAAAAAACTCACCGCGCATCAGCTAAACGTTTCAAACGTACAGGTTCTGGTGGATTGAAACGCTTCCGCGCTTATACTTCACACCGTTTCCACGGTAAAACTAAAAAACAACGTCGTCACCTTCGTAAAGCAGGTATGGTACATGCTGGTGACTTCAAGCGTATCAAATCAATGCTTACAGGTTTGAAATAA
- the infC gene encoding translation initiation factor IF-3: MFINDEIRVREVRLIGLEGEQLGIKPLNEAQAIADSANVDLVLIQPQAKPPVAKIMDYGKFKFEYQKKQKEQRKKQSVVTVKEVRLSPVIDKGDFETKLRHARKFLEKGNKVKVSIRFKGRMITHKEVGAKVLAEFAEATQDIAIIEQRAKMDGRQMFMQLAPASDKK; this comes from the coding sequence TTGTTCATCAATGATGAAATCCGAGTGCGTGAAGTTCGTCTTATCGGTCTTGAGGGTGAACAGTTGGGGATCAAACCACTCAATGAGGCTCAGGCCATTGCTGATAGCGCCAACGTGGATTTAGTATTGATTCAACCCCAAGCTAAACCACCAGTAGCGAAAATTATGGACTACGGTAAGTTCAAATTTGAATATCAGAAGAAACAGAAAGAACAACGCAAAAAACAAAGTGTTGTCACTGTAAAAGAAGTGCGTCTAAGTCCAGTTATTGATAAAGGGGATTTCGAGACAAAACTTCGTCATGCCCGTAAATTTCTTGAAAAAGGAAATAAAGTTAAGGTTTCGATCCGTTTCAAGGGTCGTATGATTACCCACAAAGAAGTTGGAGCGAAAGTATTAGCTGAGTTCGCTGAAGCAACCCAAGATATTGCCATTATCGAACAACGCGCTAAGATGGACGGACGTCAAATGTTTATGCAATTGGCCCCAGCTTCAGATAAAAAATAA
- the cmk gene encoding (d)CMP kinase has protein sequence MKSIQIAIDGPASSGKSTVAKIIAKNLGYTYLDTGAMYRSATYLALTNGIEVTDQNRIVDLLAQYPIRFGRDENGQQLVFVGDEDVTLPIRDNQVTNNVSAVAALPLVREELVRLQQDIAQAGGIVMDGRDIGTVVLPQAELKIFLVASVEERALRRFKENTERGIETDLESLKEEIAARDYKDSNREVSPLKAADDAITFDTTGVSIEGVVKFISEKAKEILDR, from the coding sequence ATGAAATCAATTCAAATTGCAATTGACGGTCCAGCTTCAAGTGGAAAGTCAACGGTCGCTAAAATTATTGCTAAAAATTTGGGATATACTTACTTAGATACAGGAGCTATGTATCGCTCGGCTACCTATCTAGCCTTGACAAACGGCATAGAGGTCACAGATCAAAATAGAATCGTGGACTTGCTTGCCCAGTATCCCATTCGATTTGGGCGGGATGAAAACGGTCAGCAACTTGTTTTTGTCGGTGATGAGGATGTTACTTTGCCTATTCGAGATAATCAAGTAACAAATAATGTATCAGCGGTAGCAGCGCTTCCTCTAGTACGGGAAGAATTGGTCCGCCTGCAACAGGACATTGCGCAAGCTGGTGGGATTGTTATGGATGGTCGTGATATTGGTACGGTTGTATTGCCGCAAGCAGAACTCAAAATATTCCTTGTTGCCTCTGTTGAAGAGCGTGCCCTTCGTCGATTTAAGGAAAATACGGAACGTGGCATTGAGACAGACTTGGAATCCTTGAAAGAGGAGATTGCGGCTCGTGACTATAAAGATTCCAATCGAGAAGTTTCTCCTTTAAAGGCAGCAGATGATGCTATTACCTTTGATACAACAGGAGTATCTATCGAAGGTGTAGTGAAATTTATTTCCGAAAAAGCGAAAGAAATTCTTGACAGGTAG
- a CDS encoding SAG1386/EF1546 family surface-associated protein: protein MSQEPWNEEVYHTETTSRKERLSKGVANTTVFTVLAIIFFVIVLIIGIMAVYLSIGGGSKTDSTKEFYTPSTTTVVAESSSSAAETQESTSTDTTETETSSSPAEATDGSTLTVQAGEGVGQLAARGGISIAELERLNPEKMTTGSWIAHPGDVVRIR, encoded by the coding sequence ATGTCACAAGAGCCATGGAATGAAGAAGTTTACCACACAGAAACAACTAGTCGTAAAGAACGTTTGAGTAAGGGGGTAGCGAATACAACAGTATTTACAGTTTTGGCAATTATTTTCTTTGTTATCGTACTGATTATTGGAATTATGGCTGTCTATCTCTCAATCGGTGGCGGTAGTAAAACAGATTCAACAAAAGAATTTTATACCCCAAGCACTACAACAGTCGTAGCAGAGAGCTCTTCATCGGCTGCTGAGACACAAGAATCTACTTCGACTGACACGACAGAAACAGAAACAAGTTCTAGCCCAGCGGAAGCAACGGATGGCTCTACCCTTACTGTTCAAGCAGGTGAAGGTGTAGGACAACTGGCTGCTCGTGGTGGGATTTCAATTGCAGAGCTAGAGCGTTTGAATCCAGAGAAAATGACTACAGGGTCTTGGATTGCTCATCCTGGGGATGTAGTTCGTATTAGATAA
- a CDS encoding ferredoxin — MKVKLIPERCIACGLCQTYSSLFDYDDDGIVVFSDDSQFEKTIEPNPDILKAIKSCPTKAISAD; from the coding sequence ATGAAAGTAAAACTTATTCCTGAACGGTGCATTGCTTGCGGGCTCTGCCAAACCTACTCATCTCTATTCGATTATGATGACGACGGTATCGTTGTTTTTTCAGACGACTCACAATTTGAGAAAACGATTGAACCCAATCCAGATATTCTCAAAGCCATCAAATCATGTCCTACAAAAGCCATTTCAGCGGATTGA
- a CDS encoding EbsA family protein: MIKIFGKIRYHWQPDLSWAIIYWSLTFTPIFIGMALLLEKLQVSRLFILLVSLFAVLVVLGLHRYFEIKDEHLRIASANPFAVQKIEIATIEKIEVSYLAIRIFAKEFPNGRMYYMRKWTKKYFINHLAIHSCFKGKIELIDHLIKQDYFEEYYTKKAKSIR, translated from the coding sequence ATGATCAAAATTTTTGGTAAAATTCGTTACCATTGGCAACCGGATTTATCATGGGCCATCATATACTGGTCACTTACCTTCACACCTATTTTTATTGGTATGGCACTTTTATTGGAGAAGTTGCAAGTTTCAAGATTATTTATTCTACTTGTCTCACTCTTTGCTGTATTAGTAGTGCTCGGCTTACATCGCTATTTCGAGATAAAAGATGAGCATTTACGGATTGCTTCGGCTAATCCTTTTGCAGTGCAGAAAATTGAAATTGCTACCATAGAAAAAATTGAAGTTTCTTATTTAGCCATTCGTATATTTGCAAAAGAATTTCCCAACGGACGAATGTATTATATGCGTAAATGGACAAAAAAATACTTTATTAACCATTTAGCTATTCATAGTTGCTTCAAGGGTAAAATTGAATTAATAGACCATTTAATAAAACAGGATTATTTTGAAGAGTATTATACAAAAAAAGCCAAATCAATCCGCTGA
- a CDS encoding glycosyltransferase family 2 protein yields MQNNHTFVICAYGDSKYLEECIHSLKQQTLQSQLILYTSTPSEYIEQICQKNAIVMHTAQGGGIGKDWNLALSFVTTPYATIAHQDDIYLPDYCEKIMSQMTEETLIAYSDYQEVKEGVAIPLTSNLKIKQLMLRTMAMFPKWKFWRNRVLAFGNPISCPAVTYNLKKLNDFKFNEEMKVSLDWFAWYQIAQKNGSFTFVDESLMYHRIHEESETTNSIENNIRTQEDYEMYLLFWPKFIAKFLLSYYVKSQETNN; encoded by the coding sequence ATGCAGAATAACCATACATTTGTTATCTGTGCTTATGGAGATAGTAAGTATCTAGAAGAATGCATCCATTCGTTAAAGCAGCAAACACTTCAATCACAACTCATCCTATACACTAGTACTCCGAGTGAATATATAGAACAAATTTGCCAAAAGAATGCAATCGTAATGCATACCGCACAAGGAGGAGGTATTGGAAAAGATTGGAATTTGGCACTCTCTTTTGTAACAACCCCTTATGCTACAATTGCTCATCAAGATGATATTTATTTACCAGACTATTGTGAAAAAATAATGTCTCAGATGACAGAGGAAACGTTGATTGCTTATTCAGATTACCAGGAAGTTAAGGAAGGTGTGGCTATTCCCTTAACTTCAAATTTGAAAATCAAGCAACTCATGTTACGGACAATGGCCATGTTTCCCAAATGGAAGTTTTGGCGGAATAGGGTTTTAGCCTTTGGTAATCCAATTTCTTGTCCAGCTGTGACCTATAATTTGAAGAAACTGAATGATTTCAAGTTTAATGAAGAAATGAAAGTTTCTCTTGATTGGTTTGCTTGGTATCAGATTGCACAAAAAAATGGGAGCTTTACCTTTGTAGATGAGAGTTTGATGTATCATCGTATCCATGAGGAATCTGAGACGACAAATAGCATTGAAAACAATATTCGTACACAAGAAGACTATGAAATGTATTTGTTGTTCTGGCCAAAGTTTATTGCCAAGTTTCTCCTGAGTTACTATGTTAAGAGTCAAGAGACGAATAATTAA
- a CDS encoding DUF2304 domain-containing protein, whose protein sequence is MTIQALAMFLASLGFLYFIFRNINKNKILFEHAFMWIVIGFGLIVFALFDVIPIKLAYLFGFGLTSNFLLSVAIFVLLVIGFLHSMALSQQKQQIKNLIQEVSMAKKRISELEEHHAE, encoded by the coding sequence ATGACTATACAAGCATTAGCTATGTTTCTTGCCTCGCTAGGTTTTTTGTATTTTATTTTTAGGAATATTAATAAAAATAAGATCTTATTCGAACATGCCTTTATGTGGATTGTTATTGGCTTCGGACTGATTGTTTTTGCACTCTTTGATGTTATTCCTATTAAATTGGCCTACTTATTCGGGTTTGGTCTGACTTCCAATTTCTTGTTATCTGTGGCAATTTTTGTTCTCTTGGTAATTGGATTTTTGCATAGTATGGCTTTATCTCAACAAAAGCAGCAGATTAAAAATTTAATTCAAGAAGTATCAATGGCTAAAAAAAGAATCTCTGAATTGGAGGAGCATCATGCAGAATAA